Genomic DNA from Haloplanus sp. HW8-1:
CGATGACGGTGTACAACCTCGACGAACCGGTCCCGGAGGACGTCGCAGCAGAGATCCGTGCCGACGAGCGCATCATCGAGGTGAAGGGCATCACGCTCGGGGACGGCGAGGACGAGGAGGAGACGGCCGAGGCGGACACCGGGACTGCGGACGACTAGAGCCCGAGGAAGCCGGCGATCCGCCGGAGGGCGCCGGGCGTCGTCTCGGGCGGCGACACCGCGTCGTCGTCGTCGGTCGACTCCTCGGCGTCCCGCTGTTGTTCGAGCAAACGCTCGTAGCGCTCGACGATCCGCTCGTTCTCGCGGCGCTGTTTCTCGACCGCGGCACGGAGCGCCTCGTTTTCCCGCTCCAGTTCGGCGATGCGCGTACGGGCGTCAGGGTCGGCGTCGGTGGCGTCACGCGACGCCGACGGCCCGTCGCGACCGCTACTCACCGTCCCGGTCGGAAGGCCGCTCGGAACCATGTATGGTACTTTTTCACATGGCAGTAAAAACCCCCGTCAGACGGTCGTCCGACCGGCACCGCGACGCACGGAGCGGCGTCCGGAATCGTTCTCACACCGGATCGCGGGGCCGCGCGCGCTCGGACGGAAAGTGACTTGGAAAGGTTCCTATAGGTAGCGGACCGACCATCCGACCATGAGCGACGACGACTTCCAGTCGACGGTCGCCGAGGGGTTCCAGTCACGGTTCGGCGCCGACGCCGAGACGGCCGCCGCGGCCGCGGAGAAGGCGGCGACGTTCCGCGAGGCGGTAGCCACGGACCTGACCGCCGACGAACTGCTCGACGCCGTCGCGAACGCCGACGACTACGAGGACTTCGTCCACCGGTACGATCTGGCGATCGGAGACCTGGCGGCCGCCCACGAGGACTGCACCGACTCGCGCCCGTATCGGCTCGCCGGCTTCGACGACCCGGCGGCCGATCCCGAGATCGGCGCCTGAAGACGCGGCCCCGGTGTCCGGCGTGATCGGTTGTCGACGCACCGCCGGACCGACGGGTCCCTCAGGCGAAGGTCACGAACAGGACGCCGCCGAAGCCGAAGAGAATGAGAAGGAATCCCGGGACCTGATACACCCAGTCCGGGAACAGCCGTTCGTACTCGGCGTCGGCCGTCGGAGTCCGTCTGGTTTTCTGTGCCATGTATGTTATTGCCTACTACAGCGATAACACCGTCGGTGGGTCGGGGTCCAGCCACGACCGGACGGGCGCCACCGTTCGGGGCGGCGGCGTAAAACGGTCGGCGGTCGATGCCCGAACGACCTACTCGGCGATGTGTTCGAGGACGGCGTCGGTGTCGTTCGGGACGGGTTCGGGATCGTTGCCGGCGGCGAAGGCGGCGTCCGGGTCCTTCAGCAGGTGACCCGTGGTGAGACAGACCACCTGCTCGTCGTCCTCGACGACGCCGCGTTCGCGGAGTTTGCGGAGCCCCGCGATGGAGGTCGCCGAGGCGGGTTCGACGCCGACGCCCTCGGCCGCGAGCGCTCGCTGGGCGTCGGTGATCGCCTCGTCGGCGACGGCGACGGCGGTCCCGCCCGTCGCCCGGATCCCCGGCAGCGCCTTCGGCGCGTTCACCGGGTTGCCGATGCGGATGGCGGTGGCGATGGTCTCGACCTCGGGCCACCGACGGATCCCGTCGGTGCCCTCCTCGATGGCCTCGACCATCGGGGCCGCCCCCTCGGCCTGCACGCCGGTCAGTTTCGGCACGTCCGCCGGGGCGAGCGCCCCGCTCTGGACGAGTTCGCGGAAGCATTTGTAGAGCGCCGAGGTGTTGCCGGCGTTGCCGACCGGGAGGACGATCCGGTCCGGATACGTGCCGTGGTCGTCGTGGAACTCCTCGAGGATCTCCAGCCCGATGGTCTTCTGTCCCTCCAGCCGGAAGGGGTTGAGCGAGTTGAGCAGGTACGCCTCACCCTTGGCGGCGAGGTCCTGTACGATGTCGAGGCAGTCGTCGAAGTTTCCGTCGACCTCGAGGATGCGGGCGTCGTGGAGGGCGGCCTGGGCGATCTTGCCGGCAGCGACCTTGCCCGCCGGGAGGAGCACGAGCGTCTGCATCCCGCCGCGGGCGCCGTAGGCCGCGAGCGCCGCACTGGTGTTGCCGGTCGAGGCACAGGCGAGGCGGCCGACGCCGAGTTCCTTCGCGACGCGGACGCCGACGGTCATGCCGCGATCCTTGAAACTCCCCGTGGGGTTCATCCCCTCGTGTTTGATTCGGAGGCGCTCGACGCCCACCGCCTCCTCCAGCCGAGGGACGTGGTGGAGCGGCGTCGCGCCTTCGGGGAGGGACACCCCTTCCTCGAAGGGGAGCGCGGCGGCGTAGCGCCAGACGCCGCGACCCTCGAAGTCGTCGAAGGTCGGTGGATCGGCGTAGCGGACTTCGAGGAGCCCGTCGCAGTGATCGCACGTGTACCGGATCGACGAGAAGGGAGCGAACGTCTCGCCACACTCGATGCAGGCGAGCCAGACGCCGTCGGCGGCTGCCGTCGGTGCCGCCGGGGTGGCCGCGGTCAGGTCGAGACTCATTGGCGAGTGAACGGACCGCGGAGGCAAAAACGGGGCGGGTTCAGGCCGACTCCGTCCCGAAGTCGTCGATGGCGTCGTGGACGTGCTCGACCCACCCGTCGAGGGTGCGGTGCATCAGCTCTTTGGCTTCTGGGAGCGGCGTCGCGGTGTACTGGTAGACGTACCCCCCGGGATCGAGCAGGCGCCGTTCCCGCTCGACCAGTTGCTTCTCGAGGAGCGTCGTCAGCGACCGATTGACGTTGCTCCGGTCGCGGTCGAGTTCCGCCGCGAGTTCCGCGACCGTACTCCCGGGGTTGTCGAGCAAGACCAGGTACGTCCGACTCTCGTGGTCCTGAATGCCGAAAACACAGGAGAGGACGTGCTGGAAGCTCGGCTCCTCGACGCCGACGAGCTCCTCGATGTCGGGGGCGTCGGACATACCGTCCGTTGACCGCGGGCGACGTTAAAACTGCGGGGCTGCCGTCGCGTGTCACCGTTCAGGCCCGGCCGTACCCCATCCGCTCGATGCAGGTCCGCATCTCGTCGACCGAGCCGTGCTTGTGGAGCGTCGTCGGGGTATCACAGTAGTAGGTGGTGCCGTCGTGACGGAGCGTCACCTCGTGGACGCCGCCGAGCATCTCGACGCTGACGACGACCCGTTGTCCGTCTTCGAGGGCGTCGAGAATCTCGCTGACCGTCAGTTCGCCGGCCTCGATCGTGAGCGTGGACATCGGTGACACGTCGAACGGCCAGGGACAAAGCGTCCACGAACAGGGACGGGGTCGACTCGGCAGCCGAGAGGTGGTACCCGCCGAGTGCGGGGGATGACTGGGGCGGTGGGGGTGCCCCGACCCGACCCGAAAGCCTAACCGCCGGGCCGCGCCAAGAGCCACCGACCGATGAACCCCACGGACGTGCCCGGTCTGCCGCCGGGCGTTCCCGAGTTCCTCGTCGACTCGGGGATCGAGGAGCTCTACCCACCACAGGCCGCGGCCGTCGAGGCCGGCGTCACCGAGGGAGCGAGCGTCGTCGCGAGCGTGCCGACGGCCAGCGGCAAGACCCTCGTGGCGGAACTCGCCATGCTGTCGAGCGTCGAGCGCGGCGGCAAAGCCCTCTATGTCGTCCCGCTGCGCGCGCTCGCCAGCGAAAAAAAGGCCGAGTTCGAGCGCTGGAGCGACTTCGACGTCGACGTGGGCATCTCGACGGGCAACTACGAGTCCAGCGAGGAGTGGCTGGCCTCGCGGGACATCGTCGTCGCGACGAGCGAGAAGGTGGACTCGCTGGTGCGCAACGGCGCGCCGTGGATCGACGACCTCACCTGCGTCGTCGCCGACGAGGTCCACCTCGTCGACGACCCGAACCGGGGGCCGACCCTGGAGGTGACGCTGGCGAAACTTCGGCGCGTCAACCCCGACCTGCAGGTGGTCGCCCTCTCGGCGACCGTCGACAACGCCGACGAGGTGGCCGACTGGCTGGACGCCGGACTCGTCGCGTCGGACTGGCGGCCGGTCGACCTCCGGACCGGCGTTCACTACGGCGACGCCCTCACCTTCGACGACGGCGACAAACGCGAGGTGCCCGTGGGGCGGGGCGAGCGGCCGACGGCCGCACTCGTCGACGATGCCCTCGACGAGGGCGGTTCGTCGCTCGTCTTCGTCAACTCCCGCCGGAACGCGGAGGCCGCGGCTCGGCGACAGGCCGACGTGACCGAACGCCACCTCACCGACGAGGAACGCGACGAACTCGCGGAACTGGCCGACGAAGTGGCGGGCGTCTCGGACACCGAGACCAGTGAGGACCTCGCGGCGGTGGTCCGGAAGGGGGCGGCCTTCCATCACGCCGGCCTCTCCGCGGAGCACCGATCGCTCGTCGAGGACGCCTTTCGCGATCGGTTGCTGAAGGCCATCTGTGCGACGCCCACCCTCGCGGCGGGGGTCAACACCCCCAGCCGCCGGGTGATCGTCCGCGACTGGCGCCGGTACGACGGCGAGTTCGGCGGCATGAAACCCCTCGACGTACTGGAGGTCCACCAGATGTTCGGCCGCGCTGGACGGCCGGGGCTCGACCCCTACGGCGAAGCGGTCCTACTCGCGAAGGACCACGACACCATGGACGAACTGTTCGACCGGTACGTTCACGCCGACCCGGAGCCGGTGCAGTCGAAACTCGCCCGGGAGCCGGCGATGCGGACCCACCTCTTGGCGACGGTCGCCTCCGGGTTCGCCCGCAGCCGCGACGGCCTCCTCGACTTTCTCGACCGGACGCTGTACGCGGCCCAGAGCGACACGACCGAGCGCTTGGAGTCGGTCGTCGACAGCGTGATCGAGTATCTCGTCGCCAACGACTTCGTCGAGCGGTCGGGTGACGAACTCGCGGCGACGAGTCTGGGTCACACCGTCTCGCGGCTCTACCTCGACCCGATGAGCGCGGCCGAAATCGTCGACGGCCTGCGCGCGGCCGACGAGGCGGGCGACGACCCCACGGCGCTCGGCCTCTATCACCTCGTCTGCCGGACGCCCGACATGTACGAACTCTACCTGAAGTCGGGGGACCGCGAGACCTACACCGAACTCTGCTACGAACGCGAGTCCGAGTTCCTCGGCCGCGTCCCCTCGGAGTTCGAGGACGTGCGCTTCGAGGAGTGGCTGTCGGCGCTCAAGACGGCCAAACTGTTGGAGGACTGGGCAAGCGAACTCGACGAGGACCGCATCACGGAGCGGTACGGCGTCGGCCCCGGTGACGTTCGTGGGAAAGTCGACACCGCGGAGTGGTTGCTCGGTGCGGCCGAACGGCTCGCAGTCGAACTGGAACTCGACTCGGTCGTGGCGGTGCGCGAGGCGAAAAAGCGCGTCGCCGACGGCGTGCGCGAGGAACTGCTGGATCTGACGGACGTGCGCGGCGTGGGTCGTAAGCGTGCCCGCCGGCTGTTCGAGGCGGGCGTCGAGTCGCGGGCCGACCTCCGCGAGGCGGAGAAGTCGGTCGTCCTCGGCGCGCTCCGGGGCCGCGAAGGGACGGCCGAGCGCGTGTTGGAGAACGCCGGCCGCCAGGACGCCTCGATGGAGGGCGTGAGCGCCGCCGAAGGGTCGGTCGACGGCGGGCGCGAGGGCGAGGACGGCGCTGGAAACGCCGATGCGACCGGCGGCACGGGCGGCGCCGACCAGCAGGCCAGCCTGGGTGATTTCGAGTGATCGTGATCGAGGGGGTCGCCGTGGTCGACGACCTCGACGACCTCCTGGCGACCCTCGACGCCGTCGCCGAGGAGTACGGCGTCACGATCCAGGCGTTCGACGCGCGCTACCTGGTCGGCCGGCGTCACCTGGAGCGTGCGGTCGAACTGGCCGACCGGGCGTTCGACCGCGGCGAGAACGTCGCCCGCGAACGGAGCGTCGAGATCCTCCTGTACGCCGCGGGGCGCCGCCAGATCGACGACGCGCTGGCGATGGGCGTGAGCGAGGGGCGGACGCCAGTCGCCGTGGTGGTCGACGCCGGGGAAGGGGGCGAAGGCAGGGACGCGGCGGACGGGACAGAGACGAAGGCAGCGGCCGCCCTCCGTGACCGCCTGCCTCTCGATCCGACGCCGACGCTGTCGTCGATCGACGCCGAACGGGTACGGTCCTTCTTCGACGTGACGGATGCGGAACTCGACGCCGTCGAGGGCGACATCGCCGACCTAGTGTGCGAGCGCGTGGCGCTGCTGGACGTAGAGAAGTGACGCCGTGACGGATAGCGTATAAAAAACGGTGAGACAATCGCCCCCGCCGCTTACATGGTGAGGTGCCGTGTATCTCCGCAGGATGACTGGTGATGAATCCGACGACGACGACGGAGCACCGACGGACATGGAGATCGCGCGAGCGACGGAGACGCGGCCGATCGCGGACGTCGCCGGCGACCTCGGTCTCTCGCGGGACGACCTCGACCCGCAGGGGGACGGGATCGCGAAGATCGAACAGGACGCGATCCAGCGGACGCTGTCGGACGCCGACGAGGGGAAACTGATCCTCGTGACGGGGACGACCGCGACGCCCAAGGGGGCGGGCAAGACCGTCACGACGGTCGGCCTGGGCCAGGGGATCGACCACATCGGTGAGAACGGCGTCGTCGCCGTACGCGAACCGTCGCTCGGACCCGTCTTCGGCATCAAGGGCGGCGCCGCGGGCGGCGGCCACTCGCAGGTGCTTCCGATGGAGGACATCAACCTCCACTTCACGGGCGACCTGCACGCGCTGACGACGGCACACAACCTCGTCTCCGCGACGCTCGACACCAAGATCCACTACGGCAACGACCTCGACGTGGACGTCGACGAGGTGAGCTGGGAGCGCGCGCTGGACATGAACGACCGCGCGCTCCGCGACGTCGTCGTCGGCCTCGGCGGGTCGAGCAACGGCCCGCCCCGCGAGGAGGGATTCCAGATCACGGCCGCCTCCGAGGTGATGGCGGTGCTCTGTCTGGCCGACTCGCTGGCCGACCTGAAAGAGCGCCTCTCGCGGACCATCGTCGCCTACGACTCGACGGGTGAGCCCGTCACGGTCGCCGACCTCGGCATCGAGGGGGCGATGGCGATGCTGCTGAAAGACGCCCTGCGACCGAACCTCGTCCAGACCATCGAGGGGACGCCCGCGTTCGTCCACGGCGGACCGTTCGCCAACATCGCCCACGGGACGAACTCCCTCGTGGCGGACAAACTCGGCCTCGCGCTCGGCGACTACCTCGTCACCGAGGCGGGCTTTGCCGCCGACCTCGGCTTCGAGAAGTTCGGCAACATCGTCTCGCGTCACGGCGTCGCGCCCGACGCCACCGTCCTGACCACCGCCGTGCGATCCATGAAATACCACGGCAAGGACATGTGGCCGGTCGACTACGACGAACTGAAAGAGCCGGATCCGGACGCGGTGCGAGCGGGGATGACGAACCTCGATCACCACGCCGGCATCATCGAGCAGTTTGGCGTTCCCTTCGTCGTCGCGGTCAACCGCTTCCCGACCGACACCGACGCGGAGATCCAAGCCATCGTCGACCACTGTGAGCGGGAGGGTTACCCCGTCGTCGTCTCGAACGCCTTCGCCGAGGGTGGCGCGGGCGCCGCGGAACTCGCCGAGACGGCGACGGACCTCGCGGACAGCGATCGGGGGAACTTCCAACCCCTGTACGACACCGACGAATCGCTGACCGAGAAGATCCGGACGGTCGCCACCGAGGTGTACGGTGCCGCCGACGTCCACTTCACCGACGACGCCCGAGACGACCTGGAACGCCTCGACGAACAGGGCTACGGCGACATGCCGGTCTGTCTCTCGAAGACCCAACACTCGACGACCGACGACCCGACCCGGAAGGGCGCCCCGGCGCTCGACTGGACGCTGACGGTGCGCGAGTGTTATCCCGACGCCGGCGCCGGCTTCGTCGTCGTCCTCACGGGCGACGTACTCACGATGCCCGGCCTGCCCGAGACGCCCGCTGCGGAGGGGATGGACGTAGACGAGGACGGTAACATCAGCGGGCTGTTCTAGATCCGCGGTCCCGGCCGTCCGAAGGAAAAAGATTACCTCAGCCCGACCCCAGTGTTATCATGTCCGCCGGACAGTGGAGGCACCCATACGCCGGTCGTTCGATCGTCGTACCGGTGGACATCCGACCGCGACGGCCGTCGCGATCGCTCTCCCCCTTCCCTTTCGGATCGTTCAAGAGCGTCGGCCACGTACGTGGGCGCGTGTCAGACCGGATCGACGACGCTCCCACGGTCTCCTGTGAACGGTGTGGTCGGGAGTGGGACCTGTCCTACGAACTCGACGAACTGATGGCCGGGAACCGCGCCGTCGAGCAGTTCGCACTCGATCACGAACGCCACACCGGCCACTACCCCGACGGCGTGGCGACCTGGCGGGCGGTCTGTCGGCGCTGTCCGGACGGCGTCGAACGGCTCTCGGAGTCCGCCGCGCGTCGCTGGGCACGAACCCACGCCCGCCACACGCGCCACGACGTGACGCTCCGTCACGCCGAGGACGGCGAGACGACGCTGATCGAGGGCACGGAGTGAGCCCTCACCGCGGATCGCTCTCCCACCGGTAGCCACACGCCCCGCAGTCGGCGAACTCGGTGTCCCGGCGCGTCTCCGGGTAGAACGCGGCGTCGTCGATGCGTGCCTCACACGCCGGACAGATCGCGTGGTCCGGGACGAGGGTTCGCTTATAGACCGTCCCGCAGTCCGGACACTCGATCTGGCGGTCGGGGCCGTCGCCCTCGACGGTCGCACCACACTCCATGCAGGTGTAACGACGGCGCGGTCCGTCGCCGCCGTACTCGGTGCTCGGGGCGGACCAATCCAGGTCGGCGTCGTCGTTAGCGTCGGCGTCGGCGTCCCCCAGTCCGAGCCATCCAAATACCCGTCCGAGCATGGGTTCGGATACGAAGTCGAGCGCAAAACGGTTCGGGTGTGGGGGACGACTTTTCACCGCCGACCACGAGGATCGACCGTGATCCCGCTCGTCCACGACTTCGACGACGCGGTGGTGGTGGTGTTCGGCGGCGGTCCCGTCGGCGCCCGGAAGGCTCGCCGCTTCGCCCGCGAGGCCCGGGTCGTCGTCGTCAGTCCCGCCTTCGTGGACGCCGACTTCGGGGGAAGCGAGTTCGTCCG
This window encodes:
- the thrC gene encoding threonine synthase; this translates as MSLDLTAATPAAPTAAADGVWLACIECGETFAPFSSIRYTCDHCDGLLEVRYADPPTFDDFEGRGVWRYAAALPFEEGVSLPEGATPLHHVPRLEEAVGVERLRIKHEGMNPTGSFKDRGMTVGVRVAKELGVGRLACASTGNTSAALAAYGARGGMQTLVLLPAGKVAAGKIAQAALHDARILEVDGNFDDCLDIVQDLAAKGEAYLLNSLNPFRLEGQKTIGLEILEEFHDDHGTYPDRIVLPVGNAGNTSALYKCFRELVQSGALAPADVPKLTGVQAEGAAPMVEAIEEGTDGIRRWPEVETIATAIRIGNPVNAPKALPGIRATGGTAVAVADEAITDAQRALAAEGVGVEPASATSIAGLRKLRERGVVEDDEQVVCLTTGHLLKDPDAAFAAGNDPEPVPNDTDAVLEHIAE
- a CDS encoding helix-turn-helix domain-containing protein, which translates into the protein MSDAPDIEELVGVEEPSFQHVLSCVFGIQDHESRTYLVLLDNPGSTVAELAAELDRDRSNVNRSLTTLLEKQLVERERRLLDPGGYVYQYTATPLPEAKELMHRTLDGWVEHVHDAIDDFGTESA
- a CDS encoding ATP-dependent DNA helicase, whose amino-acid sequence is MNPTDVPGLPPGVPEFLVDSGIEELYPPQAAAVEAGVTEGASVVASVPTASGKTLVAELAMLSSVERGGKALYVVPLRALASEKKAEFERWSDFDVDVGISTGNYESSEEWLASRDIVVATSEKVDSLVRNGAPWIDDLTCVVADEVHLVDDPNRGPTLEVTLAKLRRVNPDLQVVALSATVDNADEVADWLDAGLVASDWRPVDLRTGVHYGDALTFDDGDKREVPVGRGERPTAALVDDALDEGGSSLVFVNSRRNAEAAARRQADVTERHLTDEERDELAELADEVAGVSDTETSEDLAAVVRKGAAFHHAGLSAEHRSLVEDAFRDRLLKAICATPTLAAGVNTPSRRVIVRDWRRYDGEFGGMKPLDVLEVHQMFGRAGRPGLDPYGEAVLLAKDHDTMDELFDRYVHADPEPVQSKLAREPAMRTHLLATVASGFARSRDGLLDFLDRTLYAAQSDTTERLESVVDSVIEYLVANDFVERSGDELAATSLGHTVSRLYLDPMSAAEIVDGLRAADEAGDDPTALGLYHLVCRTPDMYELYLKSGDRETYTELCYERESEFLGRVPSEFEDVRFEEWLSALKTAKLLEDWASELDEDRITERYGVGPGDVRGKVDTAEWLLGAAERLAVELELDSVVAVREAKKRVADGVREELLDLTDVRGVGRKRARRLFEAGVESRADLREAEKSVVLGALRGREGTAERVLENAGRQDASMEGVSAAEGSVDGGREGEDGAGNADATGGTGGADQQASLGDFE
- the cgi121 gene encoding KEOPS complex subunit Cgi121; the encoded protein is MIVIEGVAVVDDLDDLLATLDAVAEEYGVTIQAFDARYLVGRRHLERAVELADRAFDRGENVARERSVEILLYAAGRRQIDDALAMGVSEGRTPVAVVVDAGEGGEGRDAADGTETKAAAALRDRLPLDPTPTLSSIDAERVRSFFDVTDAELDAVEGDIADLVCERVALLDVEK
- a CDS encoding formate--tetrahydrofolate ligase encodes the protein MTGDESDDDDGAPTDMEIARATETRPIADVAGDLGLSRDDLDPQGDGIAKIEQDAIQRTLSDADEGKLILVTGTTATPKGAGKTVTTVGLGQGIDHIGENGVVAVREPSLGPVFGIKGGAAGGGHSQVLPMEDINLHFTGDLHALTTAHNLVSATLDTKIHYGNDLDVDVDEVSWERALDMNDRALRDVVVGLGGSSNGPPREEGFQITAASEVMAVLCLADSLADLKERLSRTIVAYDSTGEPVTVADLGIEGAMAMLLKDALRPNLVQTIEGTPAFVHGGPFANIAHGTNSLVADKLGLALGDYLVTEAGFAADLGFEKFGNIVSRHGVAPDATVLTTAVRSMKYHGKDMWPVDYDELKEPDPDAVRAGMTNLDHHAGIIEQFGVPFVVAVNRFPTDTDAEIQAIVDHCEREGYPVVVSNAFAEGGAGAAELAETATDLADSDRGNFQPLYDTDESLTEKIRTVATEVYGAADVHFTDDARDDLERLDEQGYGDMPVCLSKTQHSTTDDPTRKGAPALDWTLTVRECYPDAGAGFVVVLTGDVLTMPGLPETPAAEGMDVDEDGNISGLF